The Juglans regia cultivar Chandler chromosome 1, Walnut 2.0, whole genome shotgun sequence nucleotide sequence CGTAATGCTAGGATACAATGCCACTttcaaattagaagaaaaaaaaaatctcataacaaGCTAGGAATTGTaccaaatatttaaatgtgCTTATATTTCTCACAACTTGACcctcaattaaaataattaaaatggcCAATTTTGATGCATGACTGTAAAATTCCTTTCATGTCCAAAAACCACCTTGCTACAACCTCTAGAGTGCGGCTCTTCCAGGAGTTCAAACCATCTGCTGTTCAAGTCACTTCCATCATTTTTGCTGACTGACTGAAATTCTTTAACTGCTTTCTCAACTTCAGATGCCCCCCAAAGGTCACGTATAACTGATTTAGCATCATCCAATTTCCCAGCCTTCATAAACAACACAAGGCAGTACTGAGAGAAGCCCAATGAGAAATAAACACAAGATTGTGAATAAATGAAGGACAGAGTCCTACTTTACAAAGCCAGCGGGGGCTGTCTACAGCAAACTGCATGCCAAGTGTAAGAATAAATCCAGGGACACTTGCGATGTAGAGCATCATCCTCCACCTGAAAGGTATATTATTGAAGTTTATCCAAAAGTTCCCCAAAGACAAAAATTCTATGCTTTAAAAAGTCATCTCCggactcttcaataaaaaattattattttttgataagtaagaagatatttatcaatataaaataggcatagcccaagttcgcagaaagtatacaagagaatacGCCTAGTTAGGagattttcattaaaaaattcttACTTTCTGCTTTGTTTTAAATGACATACAAACCATGATCTGACAAAAGGCATGCCCTTATATGCAGGGTAAGAAATAACTGGTGAAAAAGCATTCACATACATGATAAACTGATAAAGATGACACTGGTATATGGATTCAGAATCCCAAGTACAAGGTCTGGAAAATCCTAGCAGTTTCTGAAACTTTTCAAAACCCCcgattttattctttaaatattctcaaataacAGAAAAATGTCAACATATGCAAGTAAgttataataagaaaattaagaatttcCCCAAAACAAAATGTATCAGAACCTCACCAATGTGGATCATTGTCAGAGGGAATTGCCAGAAACAGCGACGAAATAATCCCAAGGCAGGTGCCAATTTGACACAAGGCTCCTAGTGAACCTCTATATTTTGTTGGAGCAACCTACAACAAATACAGACAAAAAGGGATGAGCCAAAAGAATTAACTATTGCTGCCATTTAAAAATTGGTAAGTCCACATCTGCAAAAGATGCAATGAGCACACAAAAGTATGATCACTGcgacaagaaagaaaaaaagtccaTCCTAATATTAACTTCGTGTTTGAACATTATATAGGATAAAGTCACAACCCTCCAGAAAACTCTCAAGGTGTGCAGAgcctattacttttttttataggtaatcaagaataggcatagccaagtacacaTGACGTATACATAAGATATACCTATCTAGAATGTACAACCGAAATAAGAAATTCATGGACATTaagcccattaaaatctactGCCCCTGCCCAAAGGAACAAGGTTTCAATCCATCCATTGTCATCTCGGCGTCCTCAAAGCTTCTATCAGCCTATCATTTAAGATATTATTTGTATCAAAGGCACTGTTAACGTGTTATACAGAATCCAGGAACTCACTCTTAAAGCATTTTGGAGCTGGTCACATCATCTCATTGTTTCCAACCATGCCAATCATAAATTGCTTTCCGTACTTTTTCTAATATATACGGAATAATATATGCTCAATATAAGGCAACCCATCATATctagagaaaatatattgaagTTCTCTTATGCCAGACCTTGTCCAGCTGCCTAATTTTAAAAGGAAACCCATTATAATCATGATTAAGTTCAAAATTACTAGAAACTGCATTTGGAACAAATGAACCTCGAAGATACAGCATAATTAATATACAGTGGCACCTCAGATATATAAATGGGAACAAGAACTGTGTTCACGCCTATACCAAGCCCAACAAGAAATCTTCCCCAAAGTATTTCATCCACGGAGTGGGCTTGTGCACTGTAACAAATGTAAAAGAGTCACAATCTTTTTCTGATAGGTAAAAGAGTCGTAAATTAAAAGTTGATTGTAGTGGTAAAGTCAAAATGAAGCTTTGAAAATTCAGGGATATATTGGTTGTTATATGCACGTATGTAAATCATGTCATGCTCAACACTACATGTTTGGAACTCAATATTGCCAGATTGTTATGGAGAGATCATGAAATGCatctaagaaaatgaaaaaggggAAACAAACGTTAATAGTTAATAACATAGTCAACAAGTACCTGTGATACAGTGAAGTTCCAGCATATACTTGTTGAAAAGAAGGTAAACAGAAGGTTGAAAAGAATGGTATTTCAGTGAAGGCATGCAGACAATGATGGGAAATTTTCTCTAGAAAATGGAAATTGTCAATGAAAATTAGAACAACAGCAATTATAATAACAAACCAATTAGAGCAAAGTGGGTTTAGATTATCCCAATAAATATTGATTGAGGCATGCTAGAAACAGCGCTGTCCTTAGAGAGGAGTCACCTTCCTTTTACCCAGGGTTTGTCAGCATATTCTTAAGAGAAACAAGCTTCGAACTACATTTTTGCAATGAGAACAATCCCGAAAACTCAAATATGTTCAAAACTTAACAAGACAATGTGTAAATGATGAAAAGAGAAGAGAGTGAAAGAAGCAAGAGGGAAATAAACTTGGATTCTTTGTCTAATCTGTCTCACTAAGTACATGTTTCTGCAAGCAAATTGATTTGTCTTCCTAATTGACATTGTGTTGCAGAGTTCGTAGACCACtaagaaaagttaaaaaccaAACTTATAATTGGATATAATGAGCTTTAGAAATCCATAGCATGTGATCCAACATATATATGGCAATAAATCAGGAGAACCTATTTCAATTAAACCCATCATAGAAGCTTCAAAAAGAATTCACAATAAAAATAGACTTGTATGCTTTATCTAGAGGTTCACAGCCAAACCTTGGCATTCCCTGGCTAAAAATCAGATGACCAAATTGGGTCCTGTAGTGGTGTATATTACCTTAATATCGCACCAAGAATCAAGGGTATTGTATCAATTTGAAAAGTGCGTCGACAACCAAGTTTATCAACCAACGAACCAGAGCTTATGCTTCCAATAAAGGCACCGGCAATAAATATACTAACCACAAGACCTTCAAGGATTGAGTTTCCCTCAAAACCAAGCTCTCGTGCGATAGAAACAATAGGACCATTCATTACTCTGCAAAACACACGTGATATCTCCATATAGTTTATCCACTGATTTTCCAAAGTTTCTGTTGATAACAATTCAAATATTGGGAAACATGCAGTCTaagttgattgaatttaattgtttatcTAAACCTTAAGCAGCTATGATCAATTGTGTTCCCCAGAAACCTAATAAAAATGCTCTCAAGTGTCACTATTAATATAGTTTAGTATTTCATTATCTTAGATACTGTTTTTCAGGAAGGGAAAAGACTgtatttatttgatattgttgTACGATGCTTGTGAGAATTAtcgattaaaaaaagaaaagaaaagaaaagataatatCATTTATTCTTACTACTATTGTAATCATTATTCCTAAGCAAATCGAAAATATGTTATCTCCCACAAATTGAACATAAGTGCAGAACacaatgatataattttttgtttgaacttAACTAAATGGAAGttcagaaattacaaaaatattttttagatagatggctatcaataaaataaaattgaaagaacAATAACATAATTTCTTCCATGCTATGTATATATTTCCAAGTAAACAAGGTTGGGGACACTAACCAATGGAAAAGCAAAGATGGTGTGATTCGCTCAATTTCTGCGCACTTCTCTTTTATAGTCAATATCACGTCCACTTGTTTCATCTATTTCCTTTTTAACTCAAAATTAACGTGCACAAGTGATGTGCAGAAGAGGTGTAGAAAAAAAGCAGTTTCATTCAGCTGAAGGAAACAATCATTTTGCTTGACGGAGTTGAGTGTTTCATTCAATCACAAAATTGAAAACGAAAGAAACAAACAGCAAGTTCGCccaaacaactaaaaaaaaaaagaggaaagagagcaAAAGAGACTGACCCAATGTGATACCCAAATAGGAAATTGGACATGGAAGCGATCAACACGTGAGGAAAAGCAGGTAGCCATCCAAAATCAGAACCTTCACTGTTCTTTTCACTTACTGAGAGATTTTCACTCTCTGGAATAtctacatatcaaaataattaatgcaaaattagtaaatatgatattaaattaatcataaatgaaCAGATTGTATGAGGTGAGTGGGATGACCTGGTTCCCGAATTTCCAAGTCTTTCGGCTGCTTTTTTGCTGCCGGAACGTTTAACTTCCCAACCCGAAAACGACCGTCGAAACGACAAGATAATGATGCGGGAAGAGAAACGAGAAGTTTCGGGTTTCGGCGAGTGTTTATTATGGCCGGAACCGTACCCACCGGATTCACAGTAGCCACCCACATCGGGTCACGGCgaggttggggggggggggggggttgtcgAGAATCGAGGAGTtgaaatgatcatcatcatcgagAAGAATCGAAAATGTAAGCCACGTGGAGGAACAAGCTGGGTCAGCCACGTGGCGGAACGTGGAGGGCAGCAGTAGGATCCACATTGGATATAATGGGGTAGAGTTTCAAAAAGAGTAGCgaaaatgattttgaatttaaatcttaaatagtgtatttttttaatcattataaatattttttaaaaaaataaaaaatttataatatcgttacaaaatatttttttaattattaaataaaataaaataaaaatacctttcaaaacataaatttgaatttcGAATTGAGATCCAAAGCATTTCACTCTCAAAAATCACGTTAGAGACTTTCCGGAAGTATAAGACAGACTCCACGGGCCAATATGTTGACTTGGCAGAGTTATGAGTCTGTCTCCTGTGGCCGCgaaagtaataaaataacaaaaataaaatatatatatatatatataaatttttttgttaaaaataagtgttactaataaagattaatttttcattacaagaatttatatgaaatttgtatatgTATGAtctgtaaaaattatttttcttattttttaataatttttatctttttaatattaaaaataattttttgtaatattatttagatttatgatgatttttataacttatacttttttgtgttttttctttatttttaaatattttaatcttttaaatagtTTGGCTCGTTATATGTATTAATCATcttaaactaataattaatcaatatatatatttaccatTTAAAAATAGTATGAATTCAGCTATTCCAAGGAGGGCTCCTACCGAGATCACCCCATGCCATCTTTCTAAATTGTTATTTTAGGTTAAGTTTGGATATTGTTATGATTTCAaataatctgtaaataatagtaataaaataataataaataatttataaataataataaattgtttatgaataataataaaaaatagtatgaGACGACTTCTTCACTTATCAAACACATTCTTAAGCTCTATAGTCTATACTCACTCCATCTACAGGTTCAGTTTTTAGATCTTGCCAACGCTCCCTTGTCGTCACCCTTTCTCCCCTTTCCATTCTCctcatcatttttcttgtttttcctaaGCATCCCCCGACActcttaggccttgtttgttttccaaaaacatctcatctcatctcatctcatctcacctcatcattacaactttctcaaattcccacacaaaataaaataaacaattcaactttttcaaatctcaaaacaacaataatattaaaaaatatattttaacaatattttattcaactttttaattttaatctcaactcatcttatctcatctcatctcatctctgaaaacaaacgggccttACTCTCCCATTGTTTTCGTGTTTATGCTCCTACCCCTTTCCAAATCCATCTGCGATGGCTTTCAAGAGCACCTCCCATTACAATTCTTCTTCCTACGATGGACACGAGTAGTCCATGGTTGTTGACCGCACAACCCTTGACGCGCTTCGATGTACGTACAATATCCCAAAGTCAATGATCTTGAAGGTTCCGGCTCAGGGCAATGGGGTCGTCGACTCCAAAGGCTATGATGAGTTAGGCTTCCCTTCTGCACCTGGTTCGCAATGTACTGGGCTTTTTAGGCATGGCCCCGGCTCAGGTGTACCCAAACACTTGGAGGATCTTGACGTAATGCTGCGTGGCGTGGAGTTTGGTCCTGAAATCCGTCAGAGAGGAATACCCAGACCTGACTGCTCGGGAGTTCCTATTCACTCAAGTGGTGTCTCCAATCAGATGACTCTACGGGTGGTAGTCTTTCCGCGCGGTTGGGAGCAAGGGCCTCTCGCGGCCCCAAGATAGAAGAACCCGTCCCGACATGCACCCCGTGCGCTTCTGGTACCTCCACCCTTTGGTTTCCCAGCGGGTCAGGACCTTGGAGCGAAGATGTTGCCTCATCGTCTTGTCGTGCTTAAGGGGGCACCGACAGGGCCAACAATCTCCTTTCTCCGATAAGACTCTTCTCCCATTCAGTCAGTGTGcaattctattttcaaatttggtgGAGGCAATTATGTTTCTGCTCGGTgtgtaaatttgaaattttagatccacatacatgtaacaaatagAATTATCACTTATAAATCTgaccggaaaaaaaaaaaaaagatcccaATCGAGTGTGGGCCTGTATaatgttttttaaattactttacACTTCtgatatgtttttcatttttctttgaaccataaaatttttctttttttttttgagagaaaagaTACTTCATATTAAAATCTCAAGAGAGATAACTGTGAATACAATGAGGATAATCCTCTACATGAATTGAGTCCTCAGATAAATCTAGAGAACTTTTTGCCAAACAATGTGCCACTGTGTTGGCTTGTCTAGGAACATGTCTAACCGACCAAGAATTGTAAGTGCCTAAGAGTTTCTTAATATCTTGATAAATGAAGCCCACCGTACTTCAGTCTTCAGATCCACTAGTTATGCCATGCACCACTAGTTTTGAGTCCCCTTCGAAGATGACATTTTTCAAACCAAGATCAATACCAAATTGTACTGCTCGCAAGGCTGCTAAAGCTTCTCCCAAGAGTGGATCAGGAAAGGAATTACAAGGGCTTCTTAGAGTTGCTGTCACAAGACCCAGCCAATCTCTAATTGACACCCCTATACCCACCCTGCAATTAATCTTGTCAATGGCTGCATCCCAGTTTAATTTGTAGAATTTGATTGGAGGCTTGCACCACCTAGCTGTCCATTGGATCTGAGGAGAGGTCCTCTGCTGGTTCCTTTCAATCTCTTCCAAGTCAGTCATGCTAGAGGAGACCAGTTTTAAAACCTGCTGGGGGGAGGCGAATTTGGACtaaaaaatgaacttgttcCTTCTTAACCAGATTTCCTTAGCTGTGAAAGCTAAACTAGTATGATCCTCTGGTGGAAGTGTACTTTTCTGTATTCTCCTTGAGCTAATACTCCAAACATCCTGAGCAGCTTTACACATCCATAGAACATGAGATACAGTTTCTGGATGAATTAAACATATGGGACACATAGGTGAGTCAATGATCTTCCTTTTGTGCAAGTTACCTCTGGTGGGAAGGATTTCTTTAGCTAATCTCCAgagaaacattttaattttgttaggcACTTTAAGCTTCCATAATCGATTCCAAAGGGCCTCATGTTTGGAAGTATCTGAAGCTTGTCCCTTACTGATATCATTCATTGACACTTGAAGATGGTAAACTGATTTAACTGTGAAGATCCCGTTCTTAGTACACCTCCAAACCTGCTTATCATTGCTGTTACAAGGACTAACATGAATTCTGGAAATAATGGCAACCTCTTCAggagtgaaaatattttgaactaGATGTATGTTCCATGAGTGGGTTTCATGATCAATGAGAGAGTTAACAGTAGCTTCAGGACACAATACTTTGGGTTGGGACTGAGACTTGTAAGATGTTGGGATAGGCAGCCATTTATCTGACCATATTTTCACTTTGTTCCCATTACCAATTTTCCAAATCAGGCCTTCATAGAGTAACTGTCTACCTGCTGTAATACTCTTCCACACAAAGGAGTCACCCCTTTTGACTCTAGCTGAGGAGAAATCCGTAGATGGAAAATATTTAGCTTTTAGAACTCGAGAGGCCAGTGATTGATCCTTAGTAATgatcctccacccttgcttagctAGAAGAGCCTTattgaaatattcaaaatctCGAAACCCCAAACCCCCAtcttgttttccttttccaagACCTTTCCAATTTAGCCAATGCATCTTGGAATTCTGATTTTTGATACCCCACCAAAAGGATTGCATTAGTTTGTTAATGTTCTTCAATATGCCTTTTGGAATTAGAAAAATGCCCATGCAGTAAGTAGGTATGGATTGAATAACTGACTTCAGCAAGACTTCTTTACCTACTGGGGAAAGCAGGTTAGTTTTCCAGCTGCTCATTTGTGCTTTGATTCTGTCAAGGATTGGAAAGAAGGCCCTTGATTTACTCCTTCCTATGTAAGAGGGCAATCCCAAGTATCTTTCAAAAGGCCCCGAGGCTTTAATACCAGCAATAGATAGTATAGAACTTTGGGTCTCGCCTTGTGTTTTTACTAAAAAAGATTGAAGACTTCTCAAGGTTTAGCCTTTGTCCTGAAGCTGATTCATACAAGGAGATGATGTTATGAAGCCTGTTCCATTCCTGCATCTATGCTTTACAAAAAACCagactatcatctgcaaaaaataggTGGTTAACAGACAAAGAGCCTCTAGTAATTGGGATATTAGTCCCTTTTGTTCATATTGATTCAATGCATAAGTGAGAACTTCTGAGCATAGAATGAACAGGTATGGTGAGAGTGGATCTCCTTGTCAAATACCTCTCGATGGCTTGAATGATGCCTGAGGTGAGCCATTGAGAAGAATAGAATAAGAGATAGTGCTGATGCAGTGCATGACCAGCTCAATCCACTCCTTGGCAAACCCCATCCTTTGAAGTACCTGCTGTACAAAAGACCACTCTagcctatcatatgccttgctcatatctagcTTGAgtgccatgaaagcttctttgTGATTCTTTCTTATGTTCTGCATTGAATGCATTAGTTCATATGCCACAATTGTGTTATCAGAGATCATCCTTCCTGGAACAAAGGCACTTTGAGTGTCTGAGATTAGAAGAGGCAGAATGGATTTGAGCCTATTTGCCATAacctttgcaatgattttgtagaATACATTGCAAAGGCTTATGGGTCTATAGTCTGAAACAAGCAAAGGGATTTTCTTCTTAGGGATAAGGGTGATAAAAGTATggttgattgattggaaatttgacTTAGTATTAAGGAATTCTAGAGCAGCAGCAACCACATCCTCCCCAACAATATGCCAGtggttttgaaagaaaatagcAGGGAATCCATCTGGTCCCGGGGAGCCCAGatgattcatatgaaaaatggCAAATTCAATCTTCTCTCTTGTGTAATCTTTTGTTAGGGAAGAATTCATCTCTTGCATGACTGTTGGTCTGAAATTGTCCAATAGAGAGTCAGGGCTTGTAGGGTTGGAGGTAGTAAAGAGATCTCTAAAAACTGATTGGAATTCACATCCAATGTCATCCGGATTTTTCAAGTTCTATCCCAGACCAGTTTGGAGTTTTTGTACcaaatttttctgttttctaaTCGATGCACATCTGTGAAAAAATTTGGTGTTCCTATCACCATCTTTGAGCCATTTCTGTTTGGCTCTTTGCCTCCACTTAAGGTCCAATGCCTCTAAAGACACATCCAATTCCTTCTGAACAATTCGAATCTGATCATTATCCATCCCAGAGTTGGAGGTTTGCAAGGATCTCAACAGTTCAGTTTTGGTATTTAACTCTTGTTGATGAGAGTTTCTAATCAAGGTATACCACTCTCTCAATTGGAATCTGCATCTCTTAAGACCCCTTCTAGTGACCTCTGCCTTGGAGCCCGATTGTAATGAGCCTTGCCAAGCCCTTTTAATCACAAACTCACATTTCTCCTGCTTGGCCCACGAAACTTCATATctaaaaactcttttgtttctGATAAAAGAGGGAATAAATGAGGAATTGGATATGAGAAGAGAGTTGTGATCAGAACAAATGGTTGGTAGGATGGAAACTGAATTAGAGTCAAATAGGTCCTGCCATGCACTGTTTACTAATCCTCTATCCAATCTTTCCTTTGTGAAGCTAGGACCCTCACTATTATTGCACCAGGTAAAAAGGGATCCCTCAAAGCCCATATCACCAAGTCCACAGTAGGCAAGGGTCTGTCTGAATTCTTCCATCTGATTAAAAGGTCTGGGAGAGCCACCTCTCTTTTCACCATGGGAAGtaatctcattaaagtctcccATGCACAACCAGAGAGTATCTGTGTTCACTTTTAATAGTCTTAGAAGGTTccagctttcttttctttttgcagtAATAGATTGACCATAAAAACCCGTGATAATGAAcgattttctatcattttccatttgaacTCTGAGAGATATATGGCTAAGGGAGTAGGATAACAAATTGGCAGATGTTTCTTGTTTCCAAAAAAAAGCTAGGCCACCACTTCGACCTATGCAATCCACTATGAAACTGCACTCAAAACCTAGCTTGTTTCTAATGAactccattttttctcttttacattttgtttctattaaaaagatCAAAGATGGGGACTTAAGTCTCACCAAAAGGTGGAGTTCTCTAACTgtctgagggttcccaagcTCTCGGCAGTTCCAACATAAGGTGATCATGGAGATGGGCAGTGCTGTTGAACAGCCACTGCCAAGGTTTGTTTGAGTCTTTTTGAAGATCTCGTGGGTTTAACTGTTGagccattgattcttttcttccttttggtGGTTGCATTTCCAGTATAAGGGTTGGACAAGCTTGACACAGCATTCAAACATGTCTTACCTCGTGCTCTTCTTTTCCAGTTTGATAAAAATGGAGACTTTGTTTGTAGTTTTTGGTCTAAAGGAGAGTACAGGAGAGAAGGACCAACTTGGTAAGTATTTGCTACGAGGGTCATATTGGTGTCCATACACAATGAGTCTGATTGCCTGCTGGAAAATGAGGTCCTAACACCTCCAACTGGTGACCCCTCGAGACAAGTTGGggtagttgtttttttttaactattggCAACTGACACTGTCCTTATTTGACACAAGGTCTTCACCTTCCCTGTTCTTTTCCAATGCAGAGTTCGGATGCACAGGATCACACGGGTCTACTGGCGAGAATTCAGCTGACTTTTGAGATAAATTATTCCTGCCAAAATCATATTCTTGATCATCAGAGTTGGCCTGTCGACCATTGCCTGAGTTCTTCCCCTCTGGACTGTTAGAGTGTGTTTTATAGTGATTTGACTTTTGAGGTGGATCAACTCTAAGCCAGGGGCCATATTGAGGTGGTGACTCAGTATGCGTACTACCATCTGAGAAATGTCTTGAACATCTATGATGTGAGTGCAAAACTATCCCACAGTAGTAACAGAATGAAGGTAGTCTTTCGTATTTGAAAGGTATCCAGGAGCGAGCATTGCCTACATTAATAACACAACCTCTTGTCAAAGGTTTAGAGAGGTTACTCATCACCTTCACATGTAAGACTCCCCCCCAGGCTCTTCCTTCTTCGTCAACATCCACCATGATGACCTTGCCTGCACTCGTCCCGAGCTTCTCACTTGTTCTTTTGTTCATTGCAGCAAAATGGAGAGATCATGGAGTTGGAGCCAAAAAGGTTTCAGAGAAAAGTCGATATCTTTTAAGGCTAACCTGCCTTTGAATTCCTGAATACAGATTAGGTTTCTGTCGAAGGACCAAGGACGACCAGTTAACACCCTGGTTCTCACGGTGGGATTGTGAAATTCGAGAAGGAATTTGTTTCTTCCTAAATCTTTGAAAGTAATCCCACCTTTACCATTCCATAGCCTAGTCATAGTTGCTTTGAAGGCTCCTTTGTTCACTTCTCTGTCTGCAGCTACCAGTGCAACAAGGCATGAGTTGCTAATATCTTGAGAAAATGTAATTTCCTCTTCCGTAAGCTTGAGGCCCTTACAAAGATGAGAAATCTCCTCCTCTATGAGTGAAAGATCAACTGAGGCAAAAACCAACCTCTATGTATCGATGAGATACCAGAGACAGAACTCTATGTTCCTATGAAGCATAGAGAGAAAGCCCCATCTGGAGGGgaccataaaaaaatgtttccttcataaaaaattttctttgaacCATAAAACATGTTTCCTTCGTAACAAATATCTTCTGAGAATacatcaaatattataaaactggGGGATACTTTAATATAGTCCATAATATTAATACGAACTTCATATTAATTCAGAAGGTAGGTTAAGATTAACATATTTATGCGATTTGATAGCTAATGTTAacgtcaatttataataatgttttAGTGTCATGCAGGACCATTGTCTTACAATCACGAGTCCTTTAGAGTTGACTTAATATCATTATTTACAGAAATTACCTACCGACAATATCGTGTCTACCGTCTCGTTATTAATTAACTCATAAAAAGAGCTTGGTCCGAGTGTCCTACTCA carries:
- the LOC109001841 gene encoding probable plastidic glucose transporter 1 isoform X1 — its product is MWVATVNPVGTVPAIINTRRNPKLLVSLPASLSCRFDGRFRVGKLNVPAAKKQPKDLEIREPDIPESENLSVSEKNSEGSDFGWLPAFPHVLIASMSNFLFGYHIGVMNGPIVSIARELGFEGNSILEGLVVSIFIAGAFIGSISSGSLVDKLGCRRTFQIDTIPLILGAILSAQAHSVDEILWGRFLVGLGIGVNTVLVPIYISEVAPTKYRGSLGALCQIGTCLGIISSLFLAIPSDNDPHWWRMMLYIASVPGFILTLGMQFAVDSPRWLCKAGKLDDAKSVIRDLWGASEVEKAVKEFQSVSKNDGSDLNSRWFELLEEPHSRVAFIGGALFVLQQFAGINGVLYFSSLTFQDVGVTNGALASSVVGLTNLAGALTALYLIDKQGRRKLLIGSYLGMCVVSMQAVSMFLVVYAINFPLDESLSHNLSILGTVLYIFTFAIGAGPVTGLIIPELSSTRMRGKIMGFSFTSHWVSNFLVGLFFLDLVEKFGVAPVYASFGGFSLLAAIFAKYFIVETKGRSLEEIEMSLNPNFQARDK
- the LOC109001841 gene encoding probable plastidic glucose transporter 1 isoform X2, whose protein sequence is MWVATVNPVGTVPAIINTRRNPKLLVSLPASLSCRFDGRFRVGKLNVPAAKKQPKDLEIREPDIPESENLSVSEKNSEGSDFGWLPAFPHVLIASMSNFLFGYHIGVMNGPIVSIARELGFEGNSILEGLVVSIFIAGAFIGSISSGSLVDKLGCRRTFQIDTIPLILGAILSAQAHSVDEILWGRFLVGLGIGVNTVLVPIYISEVAPTKYRGSLGALCQIGTCLGIISSLFLAIPSDNDPHWWRMMLYIASVPGFILTLGMQFAVDSPRWLCKAGKLDDAKSVIRDLWGASEVEKAVKEFQSVSKNDGSDLNSRWFELLEEPHSRVAFIGGALFVLQQFAGINGVLYFSSLTFQDVGVTNGALASSVVGLTNLAGALTALYLIDKQGRRKLLIGSYLGMAVSMFLVVYAINFPLDESLSHNLSILGTVLYIFTFAIGAGPVTGLIIPELSSTRMRGKIMGFSFTSHWVSNFLVGLFFLDLVEKFGVAPVYASFGGFSLLAAIFAKYFIVETKGRSLEEIEMSLNPNFQARDK
- the LOC109001841 gene encoding probable plastidic glucose transporter 1 isoform X3 — encoded protein: MNGPIVSIARELGFEGNSILEGLVVSIFIAGAFIGSISSGSLVDKLGCRRTFQIDTIPLILGAILSAQAHSVDEILWGRFLVGLGIGVNTVLVPIYISEVAPTKYRGSLGALCQIGTCLGIISSLFLAIPSDNDPHWWRMMLYIASVPGFILTLGMQFAVDSPRWLCKAGKLDDAKSVIRDLWGASEVEKAVKEFQSVSKNDGSDLNSRWFELLEEPHSRVAFIGGALFVLQQFAGINGVLYFSSLTFQDVGVTNGALASSVVGLTNLAGALTALYLIDKQGRRKLLIGSYLGMCVVSMQAVSMFLVVYAINFPLDESLSHNLSILGTVLYIFTFAIGAGPVTGLIIPELSSTRMRGKIMGFSFTSHWVSNFLVGLFFLDLVEKFGVAPVYASFGGFSLLAAIFAKYFIVETKGRSLEEIEMSLNPNFQARDK